From Chloroflexota bacterium, one genomic window encodes:
- the yqeC gene encoding putative selenium-dependent hydroxylase accessory protein YqeC produces the protein MELKRALRLSQYPSLAFVGAGGKTTAMFQVARQLGTPLIVCATAHLALAQTRLADEHLIFHSLADTNQLAQIALSGVILITGPVEGTRTTGLSPEIVIWMRQFCGYHSLPLLIEADGARQLPLKAPAEHEPALPPEADTVFVVAGLTGVGRMLTSEHVHRPELFSALSGLHMGAQITPQALTRVLLHPNGGLKNMPIGARRVVLLNQADTPTKQAIARSMAAELLRKYDAVLIGSLQTSPGNVYAVHEPIAGVILAAGAAQRFGQPKQLLDWRGKPLVWHVAQAALQANISPVIVVGGEHTLQLRRALAGLPVEVVHNPHWQAGQHTSVQCGLGAVSARGAATLFLLADQPQVSVSLIRSLTEIHARRRPAIVGPMIDSQRSNPVLFDRETYAAFATLSGDQGARQLFSRFPVEWMPWYDDTLALDIDIPEDFQRLQQTFGGRPMGLFSSCRGGYSVIFSSTIRPKELPQMAEQQKKIIIIEDEPDTVEMYSEMMRLSGHEVLKLYEASSALDLILAEMPDAIVLDVMMPVVSGLDLLRELRAAPELVDIPVIVVSAMGLPQDIQAGFDAGASVYLTKPVTYQELSKAVLDILDGDSKPNR, from the coding sequence ATGGAACTGAAGCGTGCCTTGCGTCTTTCTCAATACCCCAGTCTGGCGTTTGTTGGTGCCGGGGGGAAAACAACTGCCATGTTCCAGGTGGCGCGCCAGCTTGGCACCCCGCTGATTGTTTGTGCCACAGCACATCTGGCTTTGGCGCAAACGCGGTTGGCCGATGAACATCTCATTTTTCATTCGCTTGCTGATACCAATCAGTTGGCGCAGATTGCCCTGAGCGGCGTGATATTGATCACCGGGCCAGTGGAGGGAACGCGTACAACCGGCCTGTCGCCGGAGATTGTAATTTGGATGCGCCAGTTTTGTGGCTATCACTCCCTGCCGCTGCTGATTGAAGCCGATGGGGCGCGCCAATTGCCGTTAAAAGCGCCTGCCGAACACGAACCGGCGTTGCCTCCCGAGGCGGATACCGTATTCGTAGTTGCGGGACTGACTGGCGTAGGGAGGATGCTGACTTCGGAGCATGTTCACCGCCCGGAGCTTTTTTCTGCTCTCTCAGGTCTGCACATGGGGGCGCAGATTACGCCCCAGGCATTGACGCGGGTTCTGCTGCACCCCAATGGCGGCCTGAAGAATATGCCCATCGGTGCGCGACGCGTGGTATTACTCAATCAAGCCGATACGCCCACGAAACAAGCCATCGCCCGGAGTATGGCCGCAGAATTATTGCGAAAATATGATGCAGTGTTGATTGGGAGTTTGCAAACTTCGCCGGGGAACGTTTATGCTGTGCATGAGCCGATTGCCGGAGTGATTCTCGCGGCTGGAGCCGCGCAGCGTTTTGGGCAGCCGAAACAACTGCTCGATTGGCGCGGGAAGCCCCTGGTATGGCATGTGGCACAGGCAGCCCTACAGGCCAATATATCGCCAGTGATTGTGGTGGGCGGCGAGCACACGCTTCAATTGCGCCGCGCTTTGGCAGGTTTGCCCGTGGAGGTTGTTCACAATCCTCACTGGCAGGCAGGTCAGCATACTTCGGTTCAGTGTGGATTGGGGGCTGTATCCGCGCGTGGGGCAGCCACTCTCTTCCTTTTGGCCGATCAACCCCAGGTTTCTGTTTCGCTCATCCGCAGCCTGACCGAAATCCACGCCCGGCGGCGCCCAGCTATTGTGGGGCCGATGATCGATAGCCAACGCTCCAATCCGGTTTTATTTGACCGTGAAACCTATGCAGCCTTTGCGACATTATCTGGCGACCAGGGCGCGCGGCAACTCTTCTCTCGCTTCCCTGTAGAATGGATGCCCTGGTATGACGATACGCTTGCGCTGGATATAGACATTCCGGAAGATTTCCAACGCTTGCAGCAAACTTTCGGCGGCAGACCGATGGGACTCTTTTCCTCTTGCAGAGGGGGTTATTCTGTGATATTTTCGAGTACAATAAGGCCAAAGGAGTTGCCGCAGATGGCAGAGCAGCAGAAAAAGATCATCATTATCGAAGATGAACCAGATACCGTGGAGATGTATTCCGAGATGATGCGTCTGAGCGGACATGAAGTGTTGAAATTGTATGAAGCTTCATCGGCTTTGGACCTGATTTTAGCGGAGATGCCCGACGCTATAGTTTTAGATGTTATGATGCCCGTTGTTAGCGGGCTGGATTTGTTGCGAGAGCTGCGCGCGGCCCCCGAGTTGGTAGATATTCCGGTGATAGTGGTTTCGGCAATGGGCCTGCCGCAAGATATTC
- a CDS encoding EF2563 family selenium-dependent molybdenum hydroxylase system protein, with protein MVKETPIVILRGGGDLASGVAARLQHAGIKVVIIELAQPLAVRRLVSFCEAVYRSEIRVEGITARRAPDSQFATQILADNQIPVLIDPDISLRNAPQFFVCAMIDARMTKRPPERSPAGTPWMQHFPLMIGLGPGFVAGENCHAVIETQRGHFLGRVIWDGSPQADTGIPGAVVSQQAERVLRAPADGILHNHAEIGMRVTIGQVIARVSEQPITAPFDGILRGLLHEGLPVRQGMKVGDVDPRNNPQNAYTISEKALAIGGGVLEALLTLPEIRATLWN; from the coding sequence ATGGTGAAAGAAACTCCGATTGTAATTCTTCGAGGCGGCGGCGATCTGGCCAGTGGTGTGGCGGCGCGTTTGCAGCATGCTGGAATTAAAGTTGTCATCATCGAACTGGCGCAGCCTTTGGCGGTGCGCCGTCTGGTTTCATTTTGCGAGGCGGTTTACCGTAGCGAGATTAGGGTAGAAGGCATTACCGCGCGGCGCGCCCCAGATTCGCAGTTTGCGACTCAAATTTTGGCAGACAACCAGATACCTGTGCTGATTGACCCTGACATCAGCCTTCGCAACGCGCCGCAATTCTTCGTTTGCGCTATGATTGACGCCCGCATGACCAAGCGCCCGCCGGAACGATCTCCAGCAGGAACCCCCTGGATGCAGCATTTTCCTTTGATGATCGGCCTTGGGCCGGGCTTCGTCGCTGGTGAAAACTGCCATGCCGTAATCGAAACCCAGCGCGGTCATTTTTTGGGGCGTGTGATTTGGGACGGCAGCCCCCAGGCCGATACGGGTATCCCCGGCGCAGTTGTCAGCCAGCAGGCCGAGCGCGTGCTGCGTGCCCCAGCGGATGGAATCCTGCACAACCACGCCGAAATTGGGATGCGCGTCACAATCGGGCAGGTGATTGCCCGCGTCAGCGAGCAACCCATCACCGCTCCTTTTGATGGTATTTTGCGCGGCCTGTTGCACGAAGGATTGCCGGTGCGCCAGGGCATGAAGGTGGGCGATGTAGACCCGCGCAACAATCCGCAAAACGCATATACGATTTCCGAAAAAGCGCTGGCAATTGGCGGCGGTGTGCTTGAAGCGTTGCTCACTTTACCTGAAATTCGCGCTACGCTATGGAACTGA